The Triticum aestivum cultivar Chinese Spring chromosome 7B, IWGSC CS RefSeq v2.1, whole genome shotgun sequence genome window below encodes:
- the LOC123157130 gene encoding probable thiol methyltransferase 2 isoform X1: protein MRHVLPAGRRAVAHRGVVSRGVRAAAMGSSAGAGAGDPGGNPTVGRLREIFRGGGDAADGWEKSWETGVTPWDLGKPTPIIEHLVKSGTLPKGRALVPGCGMGYDVVALASPERFVVGLEISNIAAVKAKQWSSSLPNADWFTFLVADFFKWRPSEPFDLIFDYTFFCALDPSMRLAWADTVSRLLKPDGELITLIYLISDQEGGPPYNNTVADYQKVLEPLGFKAVYMEDNELAIKPRKGFEKLGRWKRSSRPQSSL, encoded by the exons ATGCGCCACGTGCTGCCGGctggccgccgcgccgtcgcccacCGCGGCGTCGTCTCGCgcggggtgcgggcggcggcgatggggtcgtcggcgggggcgggggcgggggaccCGGGCGGGAACCCGACGGTGGGGAGGCTGCGGGAGATCTtccggggcggcggcgacgcggcag ATGGCTGGGAGAAGTCCTGGGAGACTGGCGTAACCCCGTGGGATCTGGGGAAGCCGACGCCTATCATCGAGCATCTCGTTAAATCAGGAACTCTCCCTAAGGGAAGAGCGTTGGTCCCGGGATGCGGCATG GGTTATGATGTGGTTGCTCTGGCAAGCCCTGAGAGATTTGTCGTTGGCTTAGAGATTTCTAATATAGCTGCTGTGAAGGCTAAGCAG TGGTCATCATCTTTGCCAAATGCAGATTGGTTTACTTTTCTGGTTGCTGATTTCTTCAAGTGGAGACCAAGTGAACCATTTGACCTCATTTTCGATTATAC GTTCTTTTGTGCACTTGATCCAAGCATGAGGCTGGCTTGGGCAGACACAGTTAGTCGCCTTCTGAAACCAGATGGAGAGCTTATCACCTTGATATATTTG ATCAGCGATCAAGAAGGGGGGCCGCCCTACAATAATACAGTTGCTGA CTATCAGAAGGTGCTGGAGCCGCTGGGTTTCAAGGCTGTTTATATGGAAGACAACGAGCTAGCTATTAAACCGCGCAAG GGTTTCGAGAAACTTGGAAGGTGGAAGAGAAGCAGCAGGCCGCAATCTTCTTTGTGA
- the LOC123157130 gene encoding probable thiol methyltransferase 2 isoform X2 gives MRHVLPAGRRAVAHRGVVSRGVRAAAMGSSAGAGAGDPGGNPTVGRLREIFRGGGDAADGWEKSWETGVTPWDLGKPTPIIEHLVKSGTLPKGRALVPGCGMGYDVVALASPERFVVGLEISNIAAVKAKQWSSSLPNADWFTFLVADFFKWRPSEPFDLIFDYTFFCALDPSMRLAWADTVSRLLKPDGELITLIYLLSEGAGAAGFQGCLYGRQRASY, from the exons ATGCGCCACGTGCTGCCGGctggccgccgcgccgtcgcccacCGCGGCGTCGTCTCGCgcggggtgcgggcggcggcgatggggtcgtcggcgggggcgggggcgggggaccCGGGCGGGAACCCGACGGTGGGGAGGCTGCGGGAGATCTtccggggcggcggcgacgcggcag ATGGCTGGGAGAAGTCCTGGGAGACTGGCGTAACCCCGTGGGATCTGGGGAAGCCGACGCCTATCATCGAGCATCTCGTTAAATCAGGAACTCTCCCTAAGGGAAGAGCGTTGGTCCCGGGATGCGGCATG GGTTATGATGTGGTTGCTCTGGCAAGCCCTGAGAGATTTGTCGTTGGCTTAGAGATTTCTAATATAGCTGCTGTGAAGGCTAAGCAG TGGTCATCATCTTTGCCAAATGCAGATTGGTTTACTTTTCTGGTTGCTGATTTCTTCAAGTGGAGACCAAGTGAACCATTTGACCTCATTTTCGATTATAC GTTCTTTTGTGCACTTGATCCAAGCATGAGGCTGGCTTGGGCAGACACAGTTAGTCGCCTTCTGAAACCAGATGGAGAGCTTATCACCTTGATATATTTG CTATCAGAAGGTGCTGGAGCCGCTGGGTTTCAAGGCTGTTTATATGGAAGACAACGAGCTAGCTATTAA
- the LOC123157129 gene encoding F-box/LRR-repeat MAX2 homolog codes for MAEAGIGAAAAASALLDLPEPLLLLILASLHDPRSRHRASMACRRLLAAERATRAAMALRGDPRTPDFLLLPPAFCFPALERLDLSLASPWGHPLLSSASRVAGAPASASSNHLPLSPEEAAERNAFVAARLAAYFPAVARLAVYCRDPSTLASLAPCWRATLRAVKLVRWHQRPLDLPGGADLEPLLGSCPALAALDLSEFYCWTEDVLPALDAHPAAAARLTDLDLGLAGASNGFHAAELGAIAAACPGLRRLVAPCVFNPRYVDHVGDDALRSLAASCPRLTVLRLSEPFEPASTSQREEAGITAAGLVPFFAALPGLEDLTLDLQHNVLEAAPAMEELARRCPRIKVLTLGCFQGLCKAAWLHLDGVAVCGGLESLCIKNCEDLTDASLGAIGRGCGRLAKFAIQGCNLVTSDGIRRLATALRPTLKEVSVLHCRFLHTAACLAALNPIRDRIESLEINCDWEEVEQPSSSCVANGTTGSDHEDDEPSEMAYQSAPKKCRFSYLEMDNYESWEMLRSLSLWCPAGQLLSPLISAGLDSCPVLEKISIKVEGDLRTCPRPFHGSAFGLSDLGAFQALAKMKLDLSEAVGYALTAPTGHMDLSQWERFYLSGIESLLSLYELDYWPPQDKDVNHRSLSLPAVALFQHSIGLRKLFIHGTTHEHFMSFFQKMPNLRDVQLREDYYPAPENDMMITEMRAESCLRFEQQLNNRQFRQIPD; via the coding sequence ATGGCGGAGGCGGGAatcggggcggcagcggcggcgtcggCGCTGCTGGACCTGCCGGAGCCGCTGCTGCTGCTCATCCTCGCCTCCCTCCACGACCCGCGCTCGCGGCACCGGGCCTCCATGGCCTGCCGCCGGCtgctggcggcggagcgggcgacgcGGGCCGCGATGGCCCTGCGCGGGGACCCGAGGACGCCCGACTTCCTCCTGCTCCCGCCGGCCTTCTGCTTCCCGGCGCTGGAGCGGCTCGACCTCTCCCTCGCCTCGCCCTGGGGCCACCCGCTGCTCTCGTCCGCCTCGCGCGTCGCGGGGGCgccggcctccgcctcctccaACCACCTCCCGCTCAGCCCGGAGGAGGCGGCAGAGCGGAACGCCTTCGTGGCGGCGCGCCTCGCCGCATACTTCCCCGCCGTGGCCCGCCTCGCCGTCTACTGCCGCGACCCCTCCACGCTCGCCAGCCTCGCGCCCTGCTGGCGGGCCACGCTCCGCGCCGTCAAGCTCGTGCGCTGGCACCAGCGGCCCCTCGACCTCCCCGGCGGCGCGGATCTCGAGCCGCTGCTCGGGTCCTGCCCCGCGCTCGCGGCCCTCGACCTCTCCGAGTTCTACTGCTGGACGGAGGACGTCCTGCCGGCGCTCGACGCgcacccggccgccgccgccaggctcaCCGACCtcgacctcggcctcgccggcgcctCCAACGGCTTCCACGCCGCCGAGCTCGGGGCCATCGCCGCCGCCTGCCCCGGCCTCAGACGCCTCGTCGCGCCCTGCGTCTTCAATCCCCGCTACGTCGACCACGTCGGCGACGACGCGCTGCGCTCGCTCGCCGCCAGCTGCCCCCGGCTCACCGTCCTGCGCCTCAGCGAGCCCTTCGAGCCGGCGTCCACCAGCCAGCGGGAGGAGGCGGGCATTACCGCCGCGGGGCTCGTCCCCTTCTTTGCCGCGCTCCCTGGGCTGGAGGACCTCACGCTGGACCTCCAGCACAATGTGCTCGAGGCAGCACCGGCAATGGAGGAGCTCGCGCGCAGGTGCCCGCGGATCAAGGTCCTGACGCTGGGGTGCTTCCAGGGGCTCTGCAAGGCCGCCTGGTTGCATCTCGACGGCGTCGCCGTGTGCGGCGGGCTGGAGTCGCTCTGCATCAAGAATTGCGAGGATCTCACCGACGCCAGCCTTGGCGCGATAGGCCGTGGCTGTGGGAGGCTTGCCAAGTTTGCCATCCAAGGATGTAACCTTGTCACGTCGGATGGGATTAGGAGGCTAGCTACGGCGCTTCGGCCTACATTGAAGGAGGTCAGTGTGTTGCACTGCCGGTTTCTGCACACTGCAGCATGCCTTGCTGCTCTGAACCCGATCCGCGATCGGATCGAGAGCCTTGAGATCAATTGTGACTGGGAGGAGGTTGAGCAGCCCAGCTCCAGCTGCGTGGCCAACGGCACAACCGGAAGTGATCATGAGGATGACGAGCCTAGCGAAATGGCATACCAATCCGCGCCCAAGAAATGCAGGTTCTCCTACTTGGAAATGGACAATTATGAAAGCTGGGAGATGCTCCGGTCACTCTCCCTTTGGTGCCCTGCTGGTCAACTACTCTCCCCGCTCATTTCTGCCGGGCTCGATAGCTGCCCTGTGCTTGAGAAGATCTCAATTAAGGTGGAGGGCGATCTTCGGACGTGTCCGCGTCCATTTCACGGGTCAGCTTTTGGCTTAAGCGACCTTGGAGCCTTCCAGGCACTGGCCAAGATGAAGCTGGACCTCAGCGAGGCGGTGGGTTATGCTCTCACCGCGCCAACGGGGCATATGGATCTTTCACAGTGGGAGCGGTTTTATTTGAGTGGCATTGAATCATTGCTGAGTTTGTATGAGCTGGACTACTGGCCGCCCCAAGATAAGGATGTGAACCACCGGAGCCTGTCACTGCCAGCGGTCGCACTTTTCCAGCACTCCATCGGACTCAGGAAGCTCTTCATCCATGGCACCACACACGAGCACTTCATGAGCTTCTTCCAGAAAATGCCGAACTTAAGGGACGTGCAGCTAAGGGAGGACTACTATCCAGCACCGGAGAACGATATGATGATCACAGAGATGCGGGCTGAGTCTTgtctccggttcgagcagcagctGAACAACCGGCAATTTCGGCAAATTCCTGATTGA